A region of Pyxidicoccus parkwaysis DNA encodes the following proteins:
- the traA gene encoding outer membrane exchange protein TraA family protein: MKSPLFRFALTVLSVCLVASPALGQKLPDVTVQGPPIAPPLTGSGQGLCVASNVWTRTLGEFPQSRGTYLDAINGYMEETASKQSRVTTVLRKPFDLSNNLNDGRTLSYGDFVGQVTLPGCSTGGCSFNIINDNDATTPFVSRFRGYLNIPAGMEGQPLHFGFYADDAISLVIYDRTESKTVINRPPQLGAPTWRTTNAVTFNQPGLYAVEMLYTQVTEHAALEMSMLTGTFSDFERAANTPPIVNLFTSNFQLLQPAQFFQTENGLPSFPGNLDTCEQCARANANAPNNGGCGSYYYCNTAALCAPCNSATKCGESCSPCGLSTPYCTNLNNRTQCVECTDDSQCANGRCDKTDYVCRGCNDDGDCPNGRCDLSDNTCRGCNDDGDCPLNGRCDLSDNVCRGCNDDKDCPDNGRCDTTTNQCTGCNDDGDCPGGVCDVPNATCVECTTNKQCPGNEVCDTTTHTCQECTDDSQCPRGEVCSNNQCTPCTTDDACAGNSCNCCPNGTQCAAPTPGASPSCVECTSDSQCASGQKCDPLNGRCVDEIPECNTSDSCGPACAKCPTERPYCLDGEVCVQCRNDLECGDGQFCLSGECSTCTTDRHCGARCGACEGDTPFCLSDGSVQGSACVGCRNNEDCGSGVCNPTTRTCENAGACAVTCDQGLVCNGESCVECFADAHCPCGGTCDLDTNTCSVSCKTSGDCLGVQFCSAESQECERGRRKPGTKPQGGAFCCGTTADATPAGATAFLVLAAAGLMLLRNQRRAR; this comes from the coding sequence TTGAAATCTCCCCTGTTCCGCTTCGCGCTCACTGTGCTCTCGGTGTGTCTCGTGGCCTCACCGGCCCTGGGGCAGAAATTGCCGGACGTCACCGTCCAGGGTCCGCCGATAGCGCCTCCGCTCACCGGCAGTGGCCAGGGCCTGTGCGTGGCCTCCAACGTATGGACGCGAACCCTGGGTGAGTTCCCCCAGTCGCGCGGCACATACCTGGACGCCATCAACGGGTACATGGAGGAGACCGCGAGCAAGCAGAGCCGTGTCACCACGGTGCTGCGCAAGCCGTTCGACCTGTCCAACAACCTCAATGACGGACGCACGCTCAGCTACGGCGACTTCGTCGGCCAGGTCACGCTGCCGGGCTGCTCCACGGGTGGCTGCAGCTTCAACATCATCAATGACAATGACGCGACGACGCCGTTCGTCTCGCGCTTCCGCGGCTACCTGAACATCCCCGCCGGAATGGAGGGGCAGCCGCTGCACTTCGGCTTCTACGCCGACGACGCCATCAGCCTGGTCATCTACGACCGCACCGAGTCCAAGACGGTCATCAACCGGCCTCCCCAGCTCGGCGCGCCTACGTGGCGGACGACCAACGCCGTGACGTTCAATCAACCCGGCCTCTACGCCGTGGAGATGCTCTACACGCAGGTGACGGAGCATGCCGCGCTCGAGATGTCGATGCTGACCGGCACCTTCAGCGACTTCGAGCGGGCCGCGAACACGCCGCCCATCGTCAACCTCTTCACCTCGAACTTCCAGCTGCTACAGCCCGCGCAGTTCTTCCAGACCGAGAACGGCCTGCCGTCGTTTCCGGGCAACCTCGACACCTGCGAGCAGTGCGCCCGCGCGAACGCCAACGCGCCCAACAATGGCGGCTGTGGCTCCTACTACTACTGCAACACCGCTGCGCTCTGCGCCCCGTGCAACTCCGCCACCAAGTGCGGCGAGTCCTGCTCTCCCTGCGGACTGTCCACGCCCTACTGCACCAACCTCAACAACCGCACCCAGTGCGTGGAGTGCACCGACGACTCGCAATGCGCCAACGGCCGCTGCGACAAGACGGACTACGTCTGCCGCGGCTGCAATGACGACGGCGACTGCCCCAATGGCCGCTGCGACCTCTCCGACAACACCTGCCGTGGCTGCAATGACGACGGCGACTGCCCGCTCAACGGCCGCTGCGACCTGAGCGACAACGTTTGCCGCGGCTGCAACGACGACAAAGACTGCCCCGACAACGGCCGCTGCGACACCACCACCAACCAGTGCACCGGTTGCAACGACGATGGCGACTGCCCCGGCGGCGTCTGCGACGTCCCCAACGCCACCTGCGTCGAGTGCACCACCAACAAGCAGTGCCCCGGCAACGAGGTCTGCGACACCACCACCCACACGTGCCAGGAGTGCACGGACGACTCGCAGTGCCCGCGCGGCGAGGTCTGCTCCAACAACCAGTGCACCCCCTGCACCACGGACGACGCGTGCGCGGGCAACTCCTGCAACTGCTGCCCCAACGGCACCCAGTGCGCGGCCCCGACGCCCGGCGCCTCGCCCTCCTGCGTCGAGTGCACGAGCGACAGCCAATGCGCGTCCGGCCAGAAGTGCGACCCCCTCAACGGCCGCTGCGTGGACGAAATCCCCGAGTGCAACACCTCCGACAGTTGCGGCCCCGCCTGCGCGAAGTGCCCCACCGAGCGCCCCTACTGCCTCGACGGCGAGGTCTGCGTCCAATGCCGCAACGACCTGGAGTGCGGTGACGGCCAGTTCTGCCTCAGCGGCGAGTGCAGCACCTGCACCACGGACCGGCACTGCGGCGCGCGCTGCGGCGCCTGCGAGGGTGACACGCCCTTCTGCCTCTCCGACGGCTCCGTGCAGGGCAGCGCCTGCGTCGGCTGCCGGAACAACGAGGACTGCGGCAGCGGCGTGTGCAACCCCACCACCCGCACCTGTGAGAATGCCGGCGCGTGCGCGGTGACGTGCGACCAGGGCCTCGTCTGCAATGGTGAGTCCTGCGTGGAGTGCTTCGCCGACGCGCACTGCCCCTGCGGCGGCACCTGCGACCTCGACACCAACACCTGCTCCGTCTCCTGCAAGACCAGCGGCGACTGCCTCGGCGTGCAGTTCTGCTCCGCCGAGTCACAGGAGTGCGAGCGCGGGCGCCGCAAGCCCGGCACCAAGCCCCAGGGTGGCGCCTTCTGCTGCGGCACCACCGCCGATGCCA